One region of Duncaniella freteri genomic DNA includes:
- a CDS encoding GSCFA domain-containing protein encodes MIFRTEVSPEKGLEGLLSHGTPVVLVGSCFTDNIGACMRDDLFDVIVNPFGPIYNPSSVRRAVSSIVDGISISPGDLFPHEGRFHSHLFHSRYSGCDREAAAQAMTRQIHLAREALLHASSLIVTLGTTRVFRHRQQGMVVANCHRLPSSSFREETLSLDQCTDDLESLVSMVRTVNPDIHIIFTVSPLRYLGQGAHINSISKATLLLAIDSVVRTFPSTHYFPSFEIMMDDLRDYRFYADDMKHPTDQAVRYIYDIFSATYFSPSTRDLASQSRRLTRRLAHRPMGGTPADDTSQIIEEFTKAHPLLAPIIDRYISNGL; translated from the coding sequence ATGATATTCCGTACTGAGGTTTCTCCCGAAAAAGGCCTTGAAGGGCTGCTCTCGCACGGCACCCCTGTTGTGCTTGTCGGATCATGCTTCACCGACAATATAGGGGCATGCATGCGCGACGACCTCTTCGATGTCATAGTCAACCCCTTCGGACCCATCTACAATCCGTCGTCGGTGCGTCGCGCTGTCTCCTCCATAGTCGACGGCATCAGTATAAGCCCCGGCGATCTGTTCCCTCACGAAGGGCGTTTCCACAGCCACCTCTTCCATTCCCGCTACTCAGGCTGCGACCGTGAGGCGGCAGCCCAGGCGATGACACGTCAGATACATCTTGCCCGCGAGGCCCTCCTGCACGCCTCCTCCCTTATCGTCACCCTTGGCACCACCCGGGTGTTCCGCCACCGTCAACAAGGCATGGTTGTAGCCAACTGCCACAGGCTGCCGTCATCTTCATTCCGTGAAGAGACCCTTTCACTCGATCAGTGCACCGACGATTTGGAGTCTTTGGTCAGTATGGTCCGTACCGTCAATCCCGACATACATATAATATTTACAGTAAGCCCTTTGCGCTATTTGGGGCAGGGTGCGCACATCAACTCCATATCCAAGGCAACCCTCCTTCTTGCAATTGACTCCGTAGTCAGGACCTTTCCATCCACCCACTATTTTCCGTCGTTCGAGATAATGATGGACGACCTGCGCGACTATCGCTTCTATGCCGACGACATGAAGCACCCCACCGACCAGGCTGTCAGATACATCTACGACATATTCTCAGCCACATATTTCTCCCCCTCCACACGTGACCTTGCCTCACAATCCCGCCGTCTCACACGCCGTCTCGCCCATCGTCCCATGGGAGGCACCCCGGCTGACGACACCTCACAGATCATAGAAGAATTCACCAAAGCCCATCCTCTCCTGGCTCCAATCATAGACAGATACATTTCCAATGGATTATAG